The Croceicoccus marinus genome contains a region encoding:
- the nirB gene encoding nitrite reductase large subunit NirB yields the protein MALEKLVIVGNGMAPGRMLEHLFEQAPGRYDVTIFNAEPRVNYDRIMLSPVLSGEKSFDDIVIHDDGWYETHNVTLHRGARVTGIDRAAKTVTSANGITAPYDRLVIATGSSPFIIPVPGHQLEGVLAYRDLDDVEAMQRYASFRGNAVVIGGGLLGLEAAAGLHMQGMKVTVIHLMPTLMERQLDTAAGYLLQKELEGRGIDIRCGANTRAILGEDRVIAVELDDGTVIDADMVVMAVGIRPSTALAREAGLEVSRGIVCDAQLRTSDPAISAIGECVEVDGRVYGLVAPLYTMAKILAADLAGTPVENFLHAETPTKLKVTGVNLYSVGDFAEGDDREEVVLRDAARGTYKRVIVKDDRIIGAVLYGDVADGGWYNELLRKGECVRDLRETLIFGQAFQDVLSSGGKPDPLAAVASLADDAEVCGCNGVCKGAITGAIKDKGLSALDEVRAHTKASASCGTCTNLVESLMALTLGDSFDASAPKAMCNCTHLPHGDVRRLIKANALKSIPAVMQELEWTTSGGCAKCRPALNYYLLADWPGEYVDDNQSRFINERVHANIQRDGTYSVIPRMWGGMTNSQELRAIADVVDKFAIPTVHVTGGQRIDLLGVKKEDLPGVWADLNKAGMVSGHAYGKSLRTVKTCVGTNWCRMGTQDSTGLGVALEKFLWGSWTPHKVKLAVSGCPRNCAEATCKDIGIVCVDSGYELHYAGAAGIHIQGTTRLTTVETEEEVMEITAAMMQMYREQGFYLERIYKWADRVGHDTIRAQILDNPDTRRAYYDRFVFSQRFSQTDPWSERVSGKDKHEFKPMADLSSRNHSSSSMEPAE from the coding sequence ATGGCACTTGAGAAACTCGTCATCGTCGGAAATGGCATGGCCCCGGGCCGCATGCTGGAGCATCTGTTCGAGCAGGCGCCCGGCCGATACGACGTCACGATCTTCAACGCCGAACCGCGCGTGAACTATGACCGCATCATGCTGTCGCCGGTGCTGTCGGGCGAGAAATCGTTCGACGACATCGTGATCCACGACGATGGCTGGTACGAAACCCATAACGTCACCCTGCACCGCGGCGCGCGCGTGACCGGGATCGACCGCGCGGCGAAAACCGTAACCTCGGCGAACGGCATTACCGCGCCATACGACCGTCTGGTCATCGCGACGGGATCGAGCCCCTTCATCATCCCCGTGCCCGGCCATCAGCTGGAAGGCGTGCTTGCCTACCGCGATCTCGACGATGTCGAGGCGATGCAGCGCTATGCCTCGTTCCGCGGAAACGCGGTGGTGATCGGCGGTGGCCTGCTTGGGCTTGAGGCTGCCGCCGGACTGCACATGCAGGGCATGAAGGTCACCGTCATCCACCTGATGCCCACGCTGATGGAACGCCAGCTGGATACTGCTGCCGGCTATCTGCTGCAAAAGGAGCTGGAAGGGCGCGGCATCGACATCCGCTGCGGCGCCAACACCAGGGCCATCCTTGGCGAGGACAGAGTGATCGCGGTCGAACTGGACGACGGCACGGTGATCGACGCCGACATGGTCGTGATGGCGGTCGGCATACGGCCCAGCACGGCGCTGGCCAGGGAAGCCGGGCTGGAAGTCAGCCGCGGCATCGTCTGCGACGCGCAGCTGCGCACCAGCGACCCGGCGATCAGCGCCATCGGCGAATGCGTCGAGGTGGACGGCCGGGTCTATGGCCTCGTCGCGCCGCTCTACACCATGGCGAAGATCCTTGCCGCCGATCTGGCGGGCACGCCGGTCGAGAATTTCCTCCATGCCGAAACGCCGACCAAGCTGAAGGTCACCGGCGTGAACCTCTATTCGGTCGGCGATTTCGCGGAAGGCGACGACCGCGAGGAAGTGGTGCTGCGCGATGCCGCGCGCGGCACCTACAAGCGGGTGATCGTCAAGGACGACCGCATCATCGGCGCGGTGCTTTATGGCGATGTGGCCGACGGCGGCTGGTACAACGAACTGCTGCGCAAGGGCGAATGCGTGCGCGACCTGCGCGAGACGCTGATCTTCGGGCAGGCGTTCCAGGATGTATTGTCCTCTGGGGGAAAGCCTGACCCCCTTGCGGCTGTCGCCAGCCTTGCAGACGACGCGGAGGTCTGCGGCTGCAACGGCGTCTGCAAGGGGGCGATCACCGGCGCGATAAAGGACAAGGGCCTGTCCGCGCTGGACGAAGTGCGCGCCCACACCAAGGCGTCCGCGTCCTGCGGCACCTGCACCAATCTGGTCGAGAGCCTGATGGCGCTGACGCTGGGCGACAGCTTCGATGCTTCCGCCCCCAAGGCGATGTGCAACTGCACCCATCTTCCACACGGCGACGTGCGTCGCCTGATCAAGGCGAACGCGCTGAAATCCATCCCTGCGGTGATGCAGGAACTGGAATGGACCACCAGCGGCGGCTGCGCCAAGTGCCGCCCCGCGCTCAACTATTACCTGCTGGCCGACTGGCCCGGCGAATATGTCGACGACAACCAGAGCCGTTTCATCAACGAGCGGGTGCACGCCAATATCCAGAGGGACGGCACCTATTCGGTGATCCCGCGCATGTGGGGCGGCATGACCAACTCGCAGGAACTGCGCGCCATCGCCGACGTGGTCGACAAGTTCGCCATCCCCACCGTCCACGTCACCGGCGGGCAGCGCATCGACCTCCTCGGCGTGAAGAAGGAAGACTTGCCCGGCGTCTGGGCCGATCTGAACAAGGCGGGCATGGTGTCTGGCCATGCCTATGGCAAGTCGCTGCGCACAGTGAAGACCTGCGTCGGCACGAACTGGTGCCGCATGGGTACGCAGGATTCGACCGGCCTTGGCGTCGCGCTCGAGAAGTTCCTGTGGGGATCGTGGACGCCGCACAAGGTGAAGCTGGCCGTATCGGGCTGCCCCCGCAATTGCGCCGAGGCGACCTGCAAGGACATCGGCATCGTCTGCGTCGATAGCGGATACGAGCTGCATTACGCAGGCGCGGCCGGCATCCACATCCAGGGGACGACCAGGCTGACCACGGTCGAGACCGAGGAGGAGGTGATGGAGATCACCGCCGCCATGATGCAAATGTACCGCGAGCAGGGCTTCTACCTGGAACGCATCTACAAATGGGCCGACCGCGTCGGGCACGACACGATCCGTGCGCAGATCCTCGACAATCCAGACACGCGCCGCGCCTATTACGACCGTTTCGTGTTCTCGCAGCGCTTTTCGCAGACCGATCCGTGGTCCGAGCGCGTCTCGGGCAAGGACAAGCACGAGTTCAAGCCGATGGCGGATCTCTCCAGCCGCAATCACTCCTCCTCCAGCATGGAGCCTGCAGAATGA
- a CDS encoding nitrate reductase has protein sequence MTAIRTTCAYCGVGCGIAARVTGPRRIEVAGNPDHPANHGRLCSKGTWLSETTGLEGRLLHPMIGEERAEWDEALDLVAQRMRTAVAEHGPDSVAFYVSGQLLTEDYYVANKLLKGFVGTANIDTNSRLCMASAVAAHNRAFGEDVVPCSYEDLDRADLILLVGSNTAWCHPVIWQRIEQAREQHGTKLVVIDPRRTETAERADLHVPVAPDGDVALFNALLAAMRDRGMLDADYMAKHCEQPGGFIDGLDVAAHGLDPDIFASLCDLVADHPNMVSLFSQGANQSVCGADKGNAIINLHLATGRINRAGSGPFSMTGQPNAMGGREVGGLANMLACHLGFEDDERAAVAAFWNAPNLSSGPGSKAVEMFRAVHQGRIKFLWVMGTNPAVSMPDAGFVREALARCETLVVSEVIAETDTAKLAGIRLPALGWGEKDGTVTNSERRVSRQRALLPAPGEARADWRIMCDVAHRLGHGAAFAFDHPADIFAEYAAMTRLSVDQGRLLDLTDWAGCSPAEYDAMEPFRWGGEHPTAGRFAFADGKARIVAVQPAAPPAVDPDFPLRLNTGRYRDQWHTMTRTGLSPKLSIHRREPLVEIAPADAARFALEDGGFAQVSTPWGQAVYRVAVTDGQRAGEIFVPMHWTDLTGSGRTGRLMHPAVDPVSGQPGFKNVAAMVAPVTPDWRGFLVTREAVRPGSLFWALARVEGGWLTELAGVGAVDVEALLPQGVRSEAADKARGMTRIVVRAEDGALAAVLYLTRSGSLPDRDWVARQFVAEDASATELLAGRPAQPAPDRGKLVCLCLDVGENEVRSAIRAGCARLNEIAERTGAGSNCGSCRPLIARMVEEERVLASKV, from the coding sequence ATGACCGCAATCCGCACCACCTGCGCCTATTGCGGTGTCGGCTGCGGCATTGCCGCGCGCGTCACCGGCCCGCGCCGGATCGAGGTGGCGGGCAACCCGGACCATCCCGCCAATCACGGGCGGCTCTGTTCCAAGGGCACGTGGCTGAGCGAGACCACCGGGCTAGAAGGCCGCCTGTTGCATCCGATGATCGGCGAAGAGCGCGCCGAATGGGACGAGGCGCTGGACCTCGTCGCGCAGCGGATGCGCACCGCAGTTGCCGAGCATGGCCCCGACAGCGTCGCCTTCTATGTCTCTGGCCAATTGCTGACCGAGGATTACTATGTCGCCAACAAGCTGCTGAAGGGCTTTGTCGGCACCGCCAATATCGACACCAATTCACGCCTGTGCATGGCCAGCGCGGTCGCCGCGCATAACCGCGCCTTCGGCGAGGACGTGGTGCCTTGCAGCTATGAGGACCTGGACCGGGCCGATCTGATCCTGCTGGTCGGGTCGAACACCGCATGGTGCCACCCGGTCATCTGGCAGCGCATCGAACAGGCGCGGGAACAGCACGGGACGAAGCTGGTCGTGATCGACCCGCGCCGTACCGAAACCGCGGAACGCGCCGATTTGCACGTGCCGGTCGCGCCCGATGGCGACGTGGCGCTGTTCAACGCGCTGCTGGCCGCGATGCGCGATCGCGGAATGCTCGACGCCGATTACATGGCGAAGCATTGCGAGCAGCCCGGCGGGTTCATCGACGGGCTGGACGTGGCCGCCCATGGGCTCGATCCCGACATTTTCGCCAGCCTTTGCGATCTGGTGGCAGACCATCCCAACATGGTGAGCCTGTTCAGCCAAGGCGCGAACCAGTCGGTCTGCGGGGCCGACAAGGGCAATGCGATCATCAACCTGCATCTGGCGACGGGGCGGATCAATCGCGCGGGCAGCGGCCCCTTCAGCATGACCGGCCAGCCCAATGCGATGGGCGGGCGCGAAGTGGGAGGGCTGGCCAACATGCTGGCCTGCCATCTCGGCTTCGAGGATGACGAGCGCGCCGCGGTGGCCGCGTTCTGGAACGCGCCCAACCTCAGCTCCGGCCCCGGCAGCAAGGCGGTCGAGATGTTCCGTGCCGTGCACCAAGGCCGCATAAAATTCCTGTGGGTCATGGGCACCAATCCCGCCGTATCGATGCCCGACGCGGGCTTCGTGCGCGAGGCGCTGGCGCGCTGCGAAACACTGGTCGTGTCCGAAGTGATTGCCGAGACCGATACCGCGAAACTGGCCGGCATTCGCCTGCCCGCGCTGGGTTGGGGAGAGAAGGACGGCACGGTCACCAATTCGGAACGCCGGGTCAGCCGACAACGCGCCCTGCTGCCAGCGCCCGGAGAAGCGCGTGCCGACTGGCGGATCATGTGCGACGTGGCCCACAGGCTGGGGCACGGAGCGGCATTCGCGTTCGATCATCCCGCCGACATCTTCGCCGAATATGCCGCCATGACCCGGCTGAGCGTCGATCAAGGCAGGCTGCTCGACCTGACCGATTGGGCAGGCTGCAGCCCGGCGGAGTATGACGCGATGGAGCCGTTCCGCTGGGGCGGCGAGCATCCCACCGCCGGGCGTTTCGCCTTTGCCGACGGCAAGGCGCGTATCGTCGCGGTTCAGCCTGCGGCACCGCCTGCGGTGGATCCCGATTTCCCGCTGCGGCTGAACACCGGGCGCTACCGCGACCAGTGGCACACGATGACGCGCACGGGGCTTAGCCCCAAGCTGTCGATCCATCGCCGCGAACCGCTGGTGGAAATCGCGCCTGCCGATGCCGCGCGCTTCGCGTTGGAGGATGGCGGTTTTGCGCAGGTTTCCACGCCTTGGGGGCAAGCCGTCTATCGCGTGGCGGTAACCGATGGACAGCGCGCGGGCGAGATCTTCGTGCCGATGCACTGGACCGACCTGACCGGCAGCGGGCGCACCGGCAGGCTGATGCATCCCGCTGTCGATCCGGTTTCGGGCCAGCCGGGGTTCAAGAACGTCGCCGCGATGGTCGCACCCGTCACGCCCGACTGGCGCGGCTTTCTGGTCACGCGCGAAGCCGTGCGGCCGGGCAGCCTGTTCTGGGCATTGGCCCGCGTAGAGGGCGGCTGGCTGACCGAACTGGCAGGCGTGGGTGCGGTGGATGTCGAGGCGCTGCTGCCGCAAGGCGTCCGGTCCGAGGCTGCGGACAAGGCCCGCGGCATGACCCGCATCGTCGTGCGCGCAGAGGACGGAGCGCTTGCCGCCGTGCTGTACCTGACCCGCAGCGGATCCTTGCCCGATCGCGACTGGGTGGCGCGGCAATTCGTGGCCGAGGATGCCAGCGCCACCGAATTGCTGGCGGGCCGCCCGGCACAGCCCGCACCCGATCGCGGCAAGCTCGTCTGCCTGTGCCTGGACGTGGGAGAGAACGAGGTGCGATCCGCCATTCGCGCAGGCTGCGCCAGGCTGAACGAGATTGCCGAGCGGACCGGAGCAGGCAGCAACTGCGGAAGCTGCCGCCCGCTGATCGCCCGCATGGTCGAAGAAGAACGGGTCTTGGCAAGCAAAGTGTGA
- the cobA gene encoding uroporphyrinogen-III C-methyltransferase: protein MTERKTTPDAGDLIQPGEVWLVGAGPGDPDLLTRKAERLLNGCDVVFHDALVGEGVLALIPDGVRLVHVGKRSGRHSRDQKTIDMLIVEAALSGQRVVRLKGGDPAIFARATEEISACRAAGVTIRICPGITAASAAGAELGISLTLRGLARRLTFVTAHARKGEQLDLDWKVLADPKATLAIYMGKAAAEEVSRQLMAHGLAGATPVAIVENASLPHARIFTGRLDLLAIMVKTAIGDGPALLLIGEAAGQAMPSIRDAALAHSAA from the coding sequence ATGACCGAACGCAAGACGACACCCGATGCAGGCGACCTGATCCAGCCCGGCGAGGTCTGGCTGGTGGGGGCGGGGCCGGGCGATCCCGACCTGCTGACCCGCAAGGCGGAGCGGCTGCTGAACGGCTGCGACGTAGTTTTCCATGATGCGCTGGTCGGCGAAGGCGTGCTTGCGCTGATCCCGGACGGCGTGCGGCTGGTCCATGTAGGCAAGAGGTCAGGCCGCCACTCCAGGGACCAGAAGACCATCGACATGCTGATCGTCGAGGCTGCCCTGTCGGGACAGCGCGTGGTGCGGCTGAAGGGGGGCGATCCGGCGATCTTTGCCCGCGCCACCGAGGAAATCTCGGCATGCCGCGCGGCGGGCGTCACGATCCGCATCTGCCCCGGCATCACCGCCGCCAGCGCTGCCGGGGCAGAGCTTGGCATTTCGCTGACCCTGCGGGGCCTGGCGCGCAGGTTGACATTCGTCACGGCCCACGCCCGAAAGGGAGAGCAGCTCGACCTCGACTGGAAGGTGCTGGCCGATCCCAAGGCCACGCTTGCGATCTATATGGGCAAGGCGGCGGCGGAAGAGGTGTCGCGGCAATTGATGGCGCACGGCCTTGCCGGGGCCACGCCCGTCGCCATCGTCGAGAATGCCAGCCTGCCCCATGCGCGGATCTTTACCGGCCGGCTGGATCTGCTGGCGATCATGGTGAAGACTGCCATCGGCGACGGCCCGGCGTTGCTGCTGATCGGCGAGGCTGCCGGACAGGCGATGCCGTCCATTCGCGACGCGGCGCTTGCGCATTCCGCCGCCTGA
- a CDS encoding formate/nitrite transporter family protein: MSYIAPAEFAAKMVDAGESKVFMSTKDTLVRAYMAGAILALAAAFAISITVNTGNPLLGALLFPVGFCMLYLMGFDLLTGVFTLVPLALFDKRPGVTIGGMLRNWGLVFCGNFAGAMTVAVFMAIIFTTGFSQAPNEIGQKIGVIGESRTLGYAAAGGAGMLTLFIRAVMCNWMVSTGVVAAMMSNSVPGKIMGMWMPILVFFYLGFEHSIVNMFLFPSGIMLGGEFTWMDYFIWNEIPTVIGNLVGGLTFVGGMLYATHYKASPARNARPAIVNDEEYLSIAAE; encoded by the coding sequence ATGTCCTATATCGCTCCCGCCGAATTCGCGGCCAAGATGGTCGATGCCGGCGAATCCAAGGTGTTCATGTCTACCAAGGACACGCTGGTGCGCGCCTATATGGCCGGCGCAATCCTTGCCCTTGCCGCGGCCTTTGCGATCAGCATCACCGTCAACACCGGCAACCCGCTGCTGGGTGCGCTGTTGTTCCCGGTCGGTTTCTGCATGCTTTACCTGATGGGTTTCGACTTGCTGACCGGCGTGTTCACCCTTGTCCCGCTGGCGTTGTTCGACAAGCGGCCCGGCGTCACCATCGGCGGGATGCTGCGCAACTGGGGCCTTGTGTTTTGCGGCAATTTCGCGGGCGCGATGACGGTGGCCGTCTTCATGGCTATCATCTTTACCACCGGCTTCAGCCAGGCCCCGAACGAGATCGGGCAGAAGATCGGCGTCATCGGCGAGAGCCGGACGCTGGGTTACGCCGCCGCGGGCGGGGCGGGGATGCTGACGCTCTTCATCCGGGCCGTGATGTGCAACTGGATGGTGTCGACCGGGGTCGTGGCCGCGATGATGTCGAATTCGGTGCCGGGCAAGATCATGGGGATGTGGATGCCGATCCTCGTCTTCTTCTACCTGGGCTTCGAACATTCGATCGTGAACATGTTCCTCTTCCCCTCGGGCATCATGCTGGGCGGCGAGTTCACCTGGATGGACTATTTCATCTGGAACGAGATTCCGACCGTGATCGGCAATCTGGTCGGCGGCCTGACCTTCGTGGGCGGCATGCTCTATGCCACCCATTACAAGGCATCGCCCGCCCGCAATGCGCGGCCCGCGATCGTGAATGACGAGGAATATCTCTCGATCGCTGCCGAATGA
- the nirD gene encoding nitrite reductase small subunit NirD produces the protein MNAATSIARVADVDWVRVGMIDDIPRQGARCVKTDGATIAVFRTEDDRIFAMEDRCPHRGGPLSQGIVHGNCVTCPLHSWVLSLETGLAQGADKGRVPTYPVRLEDGAIYLQLQYPA, from the coding sequence ATGAACGCCGCGACCTCGATTGCCCGTGTTGCCGATGTCGATTGGGTCCGCGTGGGCATGATCGACGACATCCCCCGGCAGGGCGCACGCTGCGTGAAGACCGACGGGGCGACCATCGCCGTGTTCCGCACCGAGGATGACCGCATCTTCGCGATGGAGGACCGATGCCCGCATCGGGGCGGCCCGCTCAGCCAGGGCATCGTGCACGGAAACTGCGTGACCTGCCCGCTCCACAGCTGGGTGCTGAGCCTTGAAACCGGGCTGGCCCAGGGTGCCGACAAGGGCCGCGTACCGACCTATCCGGTGCGGCTGGAAGACGGCGCCATCTACCTGCAACTGCAATATCCGGCCTGA
- a CDS encoding BON domain-containing protein, producing the protein MDNREENRNSQQNEDYRQEQPQQWDDSSYRNSDQSRTDRRDWQSFRADNYDDDKSFDRGNRFDRDERFSRNDRATRQWGGERRDRDEMRAYRGGHYDPVSDRGYGRFTSESYGGRDFSNSARAPYYGYSGGRQSGMGAQYPSPYDYDSQRHGYDRDRHGDRSFFERAGDEIASWFGDDEATRRREMDHRGNGPQGYRRSDERILEDVCDRLTEDRYVDGREITVTVEDGEVTLSGTVPQKGAKRRAEDCADHVSGVSHVQNNLRVRKNTDS; encoded by the coding sequence ATGGACAACAGGGAAGAGAACAGAAACAGCCAGCAGAACGAAGATTATCGACAGGAACAGCCGCAGCAATGGGATGACAGTTCCTATCGCAATTCCGATCAGAGCCGGACCGACCGCAGGGATTGGCAGTCCTTTCGGGCTGACAACTATGACGATGACAAATCATTCGACCGCGGCAACCGGTTCGATCGCGACGAACGCTTTTCGCGTAACGACCGAGCCACACGCCAATGGGGCGGCGAGAGGCGCGACCGCGACGAGATGAGAGCCTATCGCGGTGGACATTACGATCCTGTATCGGATCGCGGCTATGGCCGGTTTACATCCGAAAGCTATGGTGGACGGGACTTTTCGAATTCTGCAAGGGCTCCGTATTACGGATACTCCGGCGGTCGTCAGTCGGGTATGGGCGCGCAATATCCCTCGCCATACGACTATGACAGCCAACGGCACGGATATGACCGGGATCGCCATGGCGACAGGTCCTTCTTCGAGCGCGCGGGCGACGAGATCGCCAGCTGGTTCGGGGACGACGAAGCCACCAGGCGCCGCGAGATGGACCACCGGGGCAACGGCCCGCAGGGCTATCGCCGTTCGGACGAGCGCATCTTGGAAGACGTATGCGACCGTCTGACCGAAGACCGCTATGTCGATGGACGCGAGATCACCGTCACGGTTGAAGATGGCGAGGTCACGCTAAGTGGCACCGTCCCCCAGAAGGGTGCCAAGCGCCGTGCGGAAGACTGCGCGGACCACGTATCCGGCGTATCGCATGTTCAGAACAATCTGCGCGTGCGGAAGAATACCGACAGCTGA
- a CDS encoding ATP-binding protein — protein MKSGPALRRVAGLAALLLALFLLPMDVRPSAQAQDIAGERPAVLEEGALGNETARQMAEAEHARAIAEAERRQLLLAEWQRLRLAHEVVKAEAARLENEAAAIEQVQTEALGWQRKVLAVASTPGSEAAADVLYADLIASLREVRSALSDALGAGGGRNGNTPQIPPIDPALVADGDGGERLIEYQQALVDRIAWLARYGRALETRKRDTLYAAMLTMNDARLSLLPALSSGLRSRITGFGEEGLNQVAREVEQIVLTLRYNAATGFVGLKAFAGELMDFRARTIVAIMELLLVVLVFRFWQGAGDSVLANMERTQRSRKPPTIWSSFLAYLARLLRHALRPLNWLILLLVLDWLFPLVFAPAPMRLLWLLACWVIAGAALVQIIDAMARGGPGEDPRAALRRRSLQLVAAIIVGVGLVLTVTANLVGRGAIYSWVLTFCWLLAIPVLFVITTWWRDRIEALARLGAKKNKVLGWVSRNPDGISGALGRIVAGFVLMVQGGRVIIARRIRQLSLIREILGQRARKKASEQATADEESGRYVSLTREELALLAPHGRPVSDVVPPDEKLHPAAPMPGHVLIVVGDRGHGKTTVVERLLKASALPVLYVEAGAGEDSVAEVIGRRLGCEPEPAAIAEALKAQPHCVAVDDLQRIIVPAIGGLTRLDAILDLARHTPAPTSWIFAMGGAAWPFLERARGDRPLFDHEIYLHPWPKAKIRELIERRTHAAGIDPDFEYAGSDTGTMLFEEEIAPEERARRAFYAALTEETGGNPAVALERWRRSLFREKATGRVCVRTFKAPDVTRLAAMPPVTLFVLRTILQMDIAHPHQIALATDLSPARVGETLRSCDLLGVIERQGAGWRLSLYWFQEVKRLLLAQNLIAGELP, from the coding sequence ATGAAAAGCGGGCCAGCCCTGCGCCGCGTGGCGGGTCTGGCTGCGCTGCTGCTCGCCCTGTTCCTCCTTCCCATGGATGTTCGCCCAAGCGCCCAAGCGCAGGACATTGCCGGAGAGCGTCCTGCGGTACTGGAGGAGGGGGCGCTCGGGAACGAGACAGCCCGCCAGATGGCCGAAGCGGAACACGCGCGTGCTATCGCCGAAGCCGAGCGGCGCCAATTGCTGCTGGCGGAATGGCAACGGCTGCGTCTGGCGCATGAAGTCGTCAAGGCCGAAGCTGCGCGGCTTGAGAACGAAGCCGCGGCCATCGAACAGGTGCAGACCGAAGCGCTAGGCTGGCAGCGCAAGGTCCTGGCCGTAGCCTCGACACCCGGCAGCGAGGCGGCGGCGGATGTCCTTTACGCCGATCTGATCGCATCGCTGCGAGAGGTCCGCTCGGCCTTGTCCGACGCTCTGGGGGCAGGCGGGGGAAGGAATGGCAACACCCCGCAGATACCGCCGATCGATCCGGCGCTGGTGGCCGACGGCGATGGCGGCGAACGGCTGATCGAATATCAGCAGGCACTGGTCGACCGCATCGCATGGCTTGCCCGGTATGGTCGGGCGCTGGAGACCCGCAAGCGCGATACGCTCTATGCCGCGATGCTGACGATGAACGATGCGCGGCTGTCGCTGCTCCCCGCGCTGTCGTCGGGCCTGCGGTCGCGCATCACCGGTTTCGGAGAGGAGGGGCTGAACCAGGTCGCGCGCGAAGTGGAGCAGATCGTGCTGACGCTGCGCTATAACGCCGCGACGGGGTTCGTCGGCCTCAAGGCGTTCGCCGGGGAGCTGATGGACTTCCGGGCCCGCACGATCGTCGCCATCATGGAGCTTCTGCTCGTCGTCCTGGTGTTCCGGTTCTGGCAGGGCGCTGGCGACAGCGTCCTGGCGAACATGGAACGCACGCAGCGAAGCCGCAAGCCGCCGACCATCTGGTCATCGTTCCTTGCCTATCTCGCCCGTCTTTTGCGTCATGCCCTAAGGCCGCTGAACTGGCTGATCCTGCTGCTGGTGCTGGACTGGCTGTTCCCCCTTGTCTTCGCCCCCGCGCCGATGCGGCTGCTGTGGCTGCTGGCGTGCTGGGTCATCGCCGGGGCGGCGCTGGTGCAGATCATCGACGCGATGGCCCGGGGAGGGCCGGGAGAAGATCCGCGCGCCGCGCTGCGCCGACGCTCGCTGCAACTGGTCGCGGCGATTATTGTCGGCGTCGGGCTGGTGCTGACGGTCACCGCGAACCTGGTCGGCCGCGGCGCGATCTATAGCTGGGTACTGACCTTCTGCTGGCTGCTCGCCATTCCCGTGCTGTTCGTCATCACCACATGGTGGCGCGACCGGATCGAAGCGCTGGCGCGGCTTGGCGCGAAGAAAAACAAGGTGCTTGGCTGGGTGTCGCGCAATCCCGACGGGATCAGCGGCGCGCTGGGGCGGATCGTCGCGGGCTTCGTGCTGATGGTGCAGGGCGGGCGCGTGATAATTGCGCGGCGCATTCGCCAGCTTTCGCTGATCCGCGAGATCCTTGGCCAGCGCGCCCGCAAGAAGGCCAGCGAACAGGCGACCGCCGACGAGGAAAGCGGGCGCTATGTCTCGTTGACCAGGGAAGAGCTGGCGTTGCTGGCGCCGCACGGAAGGCCGGTGTCCGATGTCGTGCCGCCGGACGAAAAGCTGCATCCTGCCGCTCCGATGCCCGGCCATGTGCTGATCGTCGTCGGGGACAGGGGGCACGGCAAGACCACGGTCGTCGAGCGTCTGCTCAAGGCCTCGGCGCTGCCCGTGCTTTATGTCGAAGCGGGCGCGGGCGAGGATAGCGTTGCGGAGGTGATTGGGCGCAGGCTTGGCTGCGAGCCCGAACCGGCCGCCATTGCCGAGGCCTTGAAAGCGCAGCCGCATTGCGTGGCCGTGGACGATCTGCAGCGCATCATCGTGCCGGCCATTGGTGGGCTGACCCGGCTGGACGCCATTCTCGACCTGGCGAGGCATACGCCCGCACCGACCAGCTGGATCTTCGCCATGGGCGGGGCGGCCTGGCCCTTCCTGGAACGGGCGCGCGGCGATCGTCCGCTGTTCGATCACGAGATCTATCTTCATCCGTGGCCCAAGGCGAAGATCCGCGAACTGATCGAGCGGCGAACCCACGCCGCCGGGATCGATCCGGACTTCGAATATGCGGGCAGCGATACCGGTACCATGCTGTTCGAGGAGGAGATCGCACCGGAGGAGCGCGCCCGCCGCGCATTCTATGCGGCACTGACCGAGGAGACGGGCGGCAATCCGGCGGTCGCGCTGGAACGCTGGCGACGCAGCCTGTTCCGCGAAAAGGCCACGGGCCGCGTCTGCGTTCGCACGTTCAAGGCGCCCGATGTCACCAGGCTGGCAGCGATGCCGCCGGTGACGCTGTTCGTTCTGCGTACCATCCTGCAGATGGACATCGCCCATCCGCACCAGATCGCGCTTGCCACCGATCTCTCGCCCGCCCGCGTCGGCGAGACCTTGCGCAGCTGCGACCTGCTGGGCGTGATCGAGCGGCAGGGCGCCGGATGGCGGCTTAGCCTGTACTGGTTCCAGGAAGTGAAGCGGCTGCTGCTGGCCCAGAACCTGATCGCGGGAGAATTGCCATGA